In Paenibacillus sp. BIC5C1, a genomic segment contains:
- a CDS encoding FtsW/RodA/SpoVE family cell cycle protein has protein sequence MTERHEKIKHYLDQLCSQVKAREVHTDLRDELGNHMEEMMLDMEQEGLSQEEAAAYAIEQMGDPAVVGKSMHRLHRHRMHWGLLVGLIGLSITSLLLIWIFTTNVADEKYQSLYRGHVVYIVIGVMLMLFFIYFDYRKLKRAAWWNYILLNVMLWISPMITTDFYGNSRYWSLFGLTIDLTTASVWILPIAIGAIMLDKLRSKCNMQSILTYIAMVALPLVLLFQMSDWVRMVLFGTMCIILFGWLTKKWLYTVMGAVITGIIFVLLLFFADQYGRLKRLSVVLNLQDDPYGDGYNNNSIIEVIQSSGWWGNGIDTTFDKFKTSYYNYPGVLLIDVFGWSAGILLLVGVIWYVASMMKILPRIRDDFGRMIIVSITAVFALQIIYSLAMTTGKVPILSISFPFIGYGNHLIYDYAMLGLLLGVYRRKDTISKRNEIIRQKVDADPMTSL, from the coding sequence ATGACGGAGCGACATGAGAAGATTAAACATTATCTTGATCAACTGTGTAGTCAGGTTAAGGCACGTGAAGTACATACTGATCTGCGTGATGAGCTTGGCAACCACATGGAAGAAATGATGTTGGACATGGAACAGGAGGGACTGAGCCAGGAAGAGGCAGCTGCATACGCCATTGAGCAGATGGGTGATCCCGCAGTGGTGGGCAAAAGTATGCACAGATTGCATCGTCATCGCATGCATTGGGGGCTGTTAGTTGGACTAATTGGTTTGTCTATAACTAGCCTGTTACTGATATGGATTTTTACGACGAATGTCGCAGATGAAAAGTATCAGTCCTTATATCGGGGGCATGTGGTGTACATTGTTATAGGTGTAATGTTGATGTTGTTCTTTATCTACTTTGATTATCGTAAGTTGAAAAGAGCGGCCTGGTGGAACTATATTCTGCTTAATGTCATGTTGTGGATCAGTCCAATGATAACTACAGATTTTTATGGTAATAGCAGGTATTGGAGCTTATTTGGCTTAACAATAGACCTAACCACAGCTTCAGTGTGGATTTTGCCAATTGCTATAGGTGCCATTATGCTGGACAAGCTTCGTTCCAAATGTAATATGCAATCCATATTGACCTACATTGCAATGGTAGCGTTACCGTTAGTGCTACTGTTTCAAATGTCGGACTGGGTTCGCATGGTTCTGTTTGGCACAATGTGCATTATTTTATTTGGCTGGCTCACGAAAAAATGGCTTTATACAGTCATGGGTGCTGTTATAACAGGAATTATTTTTGTATTGTTATTGTTTTTTGCAGATCAATATGGACGCCTGAAGAGGCTCTCTGTCGTTTTGAATCTTCAGGATGATCCTTACGGGGACGGGTATAACAATAATTCCATTATTGAAGTTATTCAATCATCCGGCTGGTGGGGCAATGGGATTGATACAACGTTCGACAAGTTTAAAACGAGTTATTATAATTACCCAGGTGTGCTGCTCATTGATGTGTTTGGCTGGTCAGCCGGGATACTGTTATTGGTGGGTGTCATCTGGTATGTTGCCAGTATGATGAAGATACTTCCTCGCATCCGGGATGATTTTGGTCGTATGATTATTGTCAGTATCACCGCTGTGTTTGCATTGCAAATCATCTATTCGTTAGCGATGACCACTGGGAAGGTTCCAATCCTAAGTATTTCTTTTCCTTTTATTGGATATGGGAATCACCTGATTTATGATTATGCCATGCTCGGTTTACTCCTCGGTGTGTACCGTCGGAAGGATACCATTTCGAAGAGAAATGAAATAATACGGCAGAAGGTGGATGCGGACCCAATGACCAGTTTATAG
- a CDS encoding ABC transporter substrate-binding protein, whose amino-acid sequence MKLHQQYLLLHSQFGQLAEHEVTLSDLAELLECTHRNTLTIVKKMIAQDWIRWVSQRGRGRRSTLTLLVPADQIAAEYMMQAMNRRELQQAAEQVGAYSSSTTMQDHLNQWLLGYSGHHTEAGSHYERIDTLRLPIRQQLHALDPLFINLLAESFVTSHVFDGLVQRNEHGEIVPCLSHTWDVSSDRKTWFFYLRKGITFHNGHLLTAADVVYTFERLQSTERRTLYRDVSKQILSLEATDPLTVCFKLKAPHELFLPFLSTSRAAIVSQATYRQHRDGDKEPDVPNTMQKPIGTGPFKVTTWDDHLCRLEAFPVYFQGRAHLDRVDILQIPWSAPAHLDEKQDIESPFFHLVHNPSSSEGRDWTQISAGVMVRKLLTCNTQKTGPLSDPDVRAHVQACITKLYGNGMNESNEGGLGDADKMLMNAEELTHLSQHPTFDLPIPLHITTIPQYRMDAKRLAASLEMYGFTCTVRIGTLEQFKGNLRLESDLILFSLIRDRDEELRRYDLYLTLSEHLEDSSKKSVQEMLQAVVALQLSADRTAELDRIEQYLVQQSLLFHLTEKPVETAYLPSVRGLSFNSQGWVNLRHIWFP is encoded by the coding sequence TTGAAATTACATCAGCAATATTTGCTGCTCCATAGCCAGTTTGGTCAACTTGCAGAGCATGAAGTAACGCTTTCTGACCTTGCAGAACTGCTCGAGTGTACACACCGTAACACATTAACGATCGTCAAAAAAATGATTGCCCAAGACTGGATACGGTGGGTGTCCCAGCGCGGACGTGGACGGCGTTCTACGCTGACCCTGCTTGTTCCGGCTGATCAAATTGCTGCAGAATACATGATGCAGGCCATGAATCGCCGCGAGTTGCAGCAAGCCGCCGAACAGGTTGGTGCTTATTCTAGTTCTACGACAATGCAGGATCACCTAAACCAGTGGCTGCTTGGTTATTCTGGACACCATACGGAAGCTGGTAGCCATTATGAGCGAATTGATACGCTCAGGTTACCGATCCGCCAACAACTGCATGCGCTTGATCCTCTTTTTATCAATTTGCTGGCAGAATCTTTTGTCACCAGTCATGTGTTCGACGGGCTGGTTCAACGTAATGAACATGGAGAGATTGTTCCTTGTCTGTCTCATACCTGGGATGTCAGTTCAGACCGGAAAACATGGTTCTTTTATTTGCGTAAAGGGATTACTTTTCACAATGGACATCTGCTGACAGCCGCGGATGTGGTGTATACATTTGAACGACTGCAATCCACAGAACGGCGGACATTATACCGCGATGTGAGCAAACAAATTCTATCGCTTGAAGCAACAGATCCCTTGACCGTTTGTTTCAAACTCAAAGCCCCTCACGAATTGTTTTTGCCCTTTCTTTCTACGAGCCGTGCAGCGATTGTTTCACAAGCCACGTACAGGCAACATAGAGATGGAGACAAGGAACCAGATGTACCGAATACCATGCAAAAGCCTATAGGAACCGGGCCTTTCAAGGTTACAACCTGGGATGATCACCTGTGCAGACTTGAAGCTTTTCCAGTATATTTTCAAGGCAGAGCGCATCTGGACCGAGTAGATATTCTACAAATTCCGTGGAGTGCTCCTGCACATTTGGATGAAAAGCAAGATATCGAATCTCCTTTCTTCCACCTTGTTCATAATCCATCCTCGTCTGAGGGTAGGGACTGGACACAGATTAGTGCAGGCGTGATGGTACGCAAATTACTCACTTGTAATACACAAAAAACCGGACCGCTAAGCGATCCGGATGTAAGAGCACATGTTCAGGCGTGTATTACTAAATTGTATGGGAATGGCATGAATGAAAGTAATGAAGGTGGTTTAGGAGATGCTGATAAAATGTTGATGAATGCAGAAGAATTGACTCATTTGTCTCAGCACCCCACTTTTGATCTACCTATTCCCTTGCACATCACAACCATTCCTCAGTATCGGATGGATGCTAAACGTTTGGCAGCGTCATTAGAAATGTACGGCTTCACATGTACTGTCCGCATAGGCACGCTGGAGCAATTCAAAGGCAACCTGAGACTGGAATCCGATCTGATTCTCTTCTCCCTGATTCGGGACCGGGACGAAGAATTACGCAGATACGATCTCTATCTCACTTTATCCGAACATCTGGAGGACTCTTCCAAGAAGAGTGTACAAGAGATGCTGCAAGCCGTTGTTGCTTTGCAACTATCTGCAGACCGAACTGCCGAACTGGACCGGATTGAACAATATTTGGTGCAGCAGAGTTTATTGTTCCATTTAACTGAAAAACCTGTGGAGACGGCCTACCTGCCTTCCGTTCGCGGCCTCTCCTTCAACAGCCAGGGATGGGTAAACCTCCGGCACATCTGGTTTCCGTGA